Proteins encoded within one genomic window of Triticum aestivum cultivar Chinese Spring chromosome 2D, IWGSC CS RefSeq v2.1, whole genome shotgun sequence:
- the LOC123053087 gene encoding protein CMSS1 yields the protein MAPPSQAATGKRKKQQKPAKSLAVKSTNPVSKKTHKQKKPRPPAEQDQTNDAAAAAGEPAGGGVLLSAALPPARQLEFLLRSFERAAKMRLSPLELGAYSEGCMVQLAEGASQDVESFGDHVKGAFGATWKGELCEGKLVEGSIDAGSPALLVISLGALRSLELLRGLKMFTRGCRSVKLFAKHMKVEEQVTLLKDRVNIACGTPSRIKKLIDMEALSLSRLKLVVLDMQRDPKSFNLFTLPQVSNEFWDLYKGYLDEKVRGGDTRICFYGAISEKDASKVLTPAE from the exons ATGGCGCCGCCGTCGCAGGCGGCCACTGGCAAGCGGAAGAAGCAGCAAAAACCCGCCAAGAGCCTCGCCGTGAAATCAACCAATCCCGTCTCGAAGAAGACGCACAAGCAGAAGAAGCCGCGCCCACCCGCTGAGCAGGACCAAAccaacgacgccgccgccgccgcaggtgaACCCGCGGGCGGTGGCGTCCTCTTGTCGGCCGCGCTGCCGCCGGCGCGGCAGCTCGAGTTCCTCCTCCGCAGCTTCGAGCGCGCCGCCAAGATGCGCCTCTCCCCACTCGAGCTCGGCGCCTACTCCG AGGGGTGCATGGTGCAGCTCGCCGAGGGGGCGAGCCAGGACGTTGAGAGCTTCGGTGACCATGTGAAGGGGGCCTTCGGAGCGACGTGGAAGGGGGAGCTCTGTGAGGGGAAGCTCGTTGAGGGGTCAATCGATGCGGGCAGCCCGGCGCTCCTGGTTATCAGCTTGGGTGCACTGAGATCACTGGAGCTTCTGAG GGGGTTGAAGATGTTTACTAGAGGATGCCGTTCAGTAAAGCTCTTTGCCAAACACATGAAAGTGGAGGAGCAG GTCACGCTACTTAAAGATCGAGTTAATATAGCCTGTGGTACACCCAGCAG AATCAAGAAACTAATTGACATGGAAGCTTTATCGCTGTCACGCTTGAAACTAGTGGTACTCGACATGCAGAGGGACCCGAAGTCATTTAATTTGTTTACGCTACCGCAAGTCAG CAACGAGTTTTGGGACCTGTACAAGGGATATCTAGATGAGAAGGTTAGAGGAGGCGACACAAGAATATGCTTTTATGGTGCTATTTCTGAGAAAGATGCCAGTAAAGTCCTAACGCCTGCTGAGTAA